One Purpureocillium takamizusanense chromosome 1, complete sequence genomic window carries:
- a CDS encoding uncharacterized protein (COG:S~EggNog:ENOG503P01Q) translates to MDETTKAQHAVNSAQVGELAACYQKWAEQDMERNRFVQMLLQRVASNDEEIRRLRLDLDAQSSSRIMYQQQAADCMARNEEYKRLMNNDAYVAVLVDGDGAKFRDSLLRDPAHGSVEAAQLLKQQIVDYLRNDTPLGDDVHIFVRIFANVKGLARALRISGVINQDEDMYNFAENLTNSRAEFDFVNVGHGKENADSKLRRMLNYYHKDIRCKKIFFVACHDGGYTHALRPYIGDRDNRIVLVETTPAEQNIRNLGLPIIRFDNVFRDTPLNNETKPSMLQPQQQQPPPPQRKAASPPAPVFDAVLTNALTPSTTPTPPPSVKHLPEATIVSSGNGGVSIKHKGSYASAGGANGHQNLAVRSTKARPLRTIDLNRENIRIDPPVKLPSGSLAQDTYRKKLQEAKMGAFCNAHYLMGHCGSTSCAREHETRLTAEELSVHRYKARTSPCHHGPKCMNFDCVLSHHCPQDPYCNRGRDCRFSKHAKYGDLHLSREEMKPVKRWTEGSNFPEVL, encoded by the exons ATGGACGAAACTACGAAAGCGCAGCACGCCGTCAATTCGgcccaggtcggcgagctcgccgcctgctATCAGAAATGGGCAGAGCAGGACATGGAGAGGAATCGCTTCGTTCAG atgctgctgcagagaGTCGCCAGCAACGATGAAGAGATCCGTCGCCTGAGGCTGGATCTCGACGCCCAGAGCTCGTCCCGCATCATGTACCAGCAACAGGCCGCCGACTGCATGGCTCGCAACGAAGAGTACAAACGTCTTATG AATAACGATGCCTATGTTGCCgttctcgtcgacggcgacggcgccaagtTCCGAGATAGCCTGCTGAGAGACCCTGCCCACGGCTCCGTTGAGGCTGCCCAGCTGCTCAAGCAGCAGATTGTCGATTACCTCCGCAACGACACAcccctcggcgacgatgtgCACATCTTTGTTCGCATCTTTGCCAACGTCAAAGGCCTTGCTAGGGCCCTGCGCATATCGGGCGTCATCAATCAAGACGAAGACATGTATAATTTTGCCGAGAACCTTACCAATAGCCGCGCCGAGTTCGATTTCGTCAAtgtcggccacggcaaggAAAACGCCGACTCCAAATTGAGGC GCATGCTTAACTACTATCACAAGGATATCCGCTGCAAAAAGATCTTCTTCGTTGCTTGTCACGATGGAGGCTATACCCACGCCCTGCGTCCGTATATCGGCGATAGGGACAACCGCATCGTTCTCGTagagacgacgccggcggaACAAAACATTAGGAACCTGGGCCTGCCCATTATTCGTTTCGACAATGTTTTTCGCGATACACCACTAAATAACGAGACCAAGCCTAGTATGttgcagccgcagcagcagcagccgccgcctcctcagAGAAAAGCCGCCAGCCCTCCTGCTCCCGTCTTCGACGCGGTTCTGACGAATGCCCTGACACCGAGtacgacgccgacaccgccgccatcggtAAAGCATCTTCCCGAGGCGACTATTGTTAGCTCAGGGAACGGTGGTGTTTCTATTAAGCACAAAGGAAGCTATGCATCGGCTGGTGGGGCCAATGGACACCAGAACCTGGCCGTCAGAAGCACTAAGGCCCGACCGCTCAGGACCATTGATCTCAATAGGGAGAATATTCGCATTGACCCACCCGTCAAATTGCCATCCGGATCACTGGCCCAAGACACGTACCGGAAGAAGCTCCAGGAGGCGAAAATGGGTGCATTCTGTAACGCCCATTACCTGATGGGACACTGCGGCTCGACTAGTTGCGCCAGAGAGCATGAGACGAGGCTGACGGCTGAGGAACTAAGCGTCCATCGCTACAAGGCGCGCACCAGCCCTTGTCACCATGGACCCAAGTGTATGAACTTTGACTGCGTCCTCAGCCACCACTGCCCGCAAGACCCGTATTGCAATCGGGGAAGGGACTGTCGCTTCTCCAAGCATGCCAAGTATGGGGACCTCCACCTGTCTAGGGAGGAGATGAAGCCAGT GAAGCGATGGACCGAAGGCTCAAACTTTCCAGAAGTACTTTAG
- a CDS encoding uncharacterized protein (COG:S~EggNog:ENOG503NW9J) encodes MARSYPVNEWAATREATLVVDLEQPFATQRNRRASAARSPRNRQFRSFSLSFVKHRPRTSLFAHGNLDEQLNDMAIDDSPEGHEAPHGSPQGHSNGESGTFKGILRRASLSLKGIVHRRPSHAHEDAAHDQRHAHIRPATAHAWNRLRQAASFRHARPTSGFDLPHETPSYAHPSTSPSFPIPAMGNEPPVIPTHTGAAAKASAAMQNEFFARQGSQTKWLRAPSSEDGNDRESGIGIAVNVPSIEVDDADAAVAQQDTRISRLNFISMLPAELAIHTLSFLDATALTRACRVCRDWQRIIENQHVWRESCLREMTTTFATSGPVQPGTGLGIPLALPSNDWRKIYQARQELNLRWRSGRARPTYLNGHSDSIYCLQFDEHKIISGSRDQTIRVWDMHTLKCKLVIGPPAAINGGMLLEDFEGIPFHYAMGAENVRVAESRPQLVSWPEHHMASILCLQYDDEILVTGSSDSTCIVYDINNGYRPIRRLRHHTAAVLDLAFDKKHIVTCSKDISICVWDRATGALLRQLRGHTGPVNAVQMRGNTIVSCSGDTTVKLWNIDTGKNIREFDGHTKGLACSQYSEDGRYVASAGNDKTICIWDANTGECIKEMRAHDNLVRSLHIDSVSGRLISGSYDTDIKVWDMATGRQQLDFPRWHASWVLSAKSDYRRIVSTGQDPKILIMDFGADVENIEMLEGGGPESGPFGLPMGPKGFI; translated from the exons ATGGCGAGGTCCTATCCCGTCAATGAATGGGCGGCGACCCGTGAAGCTACGTTGGTTGTCGACCTGGAACAACCTTTTGCGACGCAACGAAACCGCcgggcgtcggcagcgcGCAGTCCTCGCAACAGGCAGTTTCGCAGCTTCAGTCTGTCTTTTGTGAAGCACCGACCCCGGACGTCACTCTTCGCACACGGGAATCTAGACGAACAGTTGAACGACATGGCCATCGACGACAGTCCAGAGGGCCATGAAGCGCCCCATGGGTCGCCTCAAGGACATAGCAATGGCGAATCCGGGACTTTCAAGGGCATATTGCGCAGGGCCTCATTGTCACTCAAGGGCATTGTGCACCGTCGGCCATCCCACGCACACGAGGATGCCGCTCACGATCAGCGGCACGCACATATCAGACCAGCCACTGCACATGCGTGGAATCGGCTGCGACAGGCCGCAAGCTTTCGCCATGCGAGACCTACAAGTGGCTTCGACTTGCCTCACGAGACTCCATCCTACGCGCATCCGTCGACGTCACCCAGCTTCCCGATTCCTGCGATGGGCAACGAGCCTCCAGTCATTCCCACTCACactggcgccgcggcgaagGCCTCCGCTGCCATGCAGAACGAGTTCTTCGCTAGACAGGGTTCTCAGACTAAGTGGCTACGTGCCCCGTCGAGCGAAGACGGCAACGATCGAGAGAGCGGCATTGGAATTGCCGTCAATGTCCCCTCTATCGAGGTGGATGACGCCGATGCAGCCGTGGCGCAGCAGGACACGCGCATCAGCAGACTCAATTTCATTTCGATGCTGCCTGCCGAGCTTGCTATCCACACGCTGTCTTTCTTGGACGCTACAGCCCTGACGAGAGCCTGCCGCGTCTGCCGTGACTGGCAAAGGATCATCGAAAACCAGCACGTTTGGAGAGAGTCTTGCCTGCGCGAaatgacgacgacattcGCAACCAGCGGACCGGTTCAGCCCGGAACTGGCCTGGGTATTCCTCTGGCACTGCCATCGAACGACTGGAGGAAAATCTATCAGGCTCGACAAGAACTCAACCTGCGATGGAGGAGTGGCAGAGCCCGACCAACCTATCTCAACGGGCACTCGGACAGCATCTATTGCTTGCAATTTGACGA GCACAAGATAATCTCCGGATCCCGTGATCAGACGATACGAGTTTGGGACATGCACACGCTCAAGTGCAAGCTGGTGATCGGACCCCCGGCTGCCATTAATGGCGGCATGCTGCTGGAAGACTTCGAAGGAATCCCGTTCCACTACGCCATGGGCGCGGAGAATGTTCGAGTGGCAGAGTCGCGACCGCAGCTTGTTTCGTGGCCGGAGCACCACATGGCCTCCATCCTCTGTTTACAGTACGATGACGAGATACTTGTGACGGGGTCGTCGGATTCGACATGCATCGTGTACGACATCAACAACGGCTACCGACCCATCCGCCGGTTGCGCCACCACACTGCGGCCGTGCTCGATCTCGCATTCGATAAGAAGCACATTGTCACCTGCAGCAAGGACATTAGCATCTGCGTCTGGGACCGGGCGACAGGAGCCCTACTGCGCCAACTACGTGGACATACGGGGCCCGTCAATGCGGTGCAGATGCGTGGCAACACCATCGTGTCCTGCTCTGGCGACACCACGGTCAAGTTGTGGAACATTGACACGGGGAAGAACATCCGGGAGTTTGACGGCCACACCAAGGGATTGGCTTGCTCGCAGTACTCCGAGGACGGGCGGTacgtggcgtcggcgggtAACGACAAAACCATTTGCATCTGGGACGCCAACACTGGCGAGTGCATCAAGGAGATGCGCGCCCACGATAATCTGGTCCGGAGCCTGCACATTGATAGTGTGAGCGGGCGGCTTATTAGCGGCAGCTACGACACCGACATCAAAGTCTGGGACATGGCCACGGGGCGTCAGCAGCTCGACTTTCCCCGCTGGCATGCCAGCTGGGTCCTCAGCGCCAAGAGCGACTATAGGCGCATAGTCAGTACTGGGCAGGACCCCAAGATCTTGATCATGGACTTCGGAGCGGACGTGGAGAATATCGAgatgctcgagggcggcgggccggaAAGTGGCCCTTTTGGGCTGCCCATGGGCCCCAAGGGTTTCATCTGA
- a CDS encoding Glucan 1,3-beta-glucosidase (COG:G~TransMembrane:1 (i96-118o)~EggNog:ENOG503NW2N~CAZy:GH55): MSETGSPETSRANQVDAFLSKGAAPPSLGGSMSRRPCPWGQPHQQQQQQLEHQLRNGNGSGSGSGSGSGAWAMPLTTKGLATGQHRHPTKTAPRNTCFLVMMGLSTLLTASVLALQLFCLPADGKCMPKTSVQKDVPDVDADAAGWWMSGVKRQGAVAFGGQGDYKVFRSVKDYGAKGDGSTDDTAAINSAITDGTRCGQGCDSSTVTPAIVYFPPGTYLVSKPIVAYYYTQLIGDFNSVPVLKAAANFQGIAVIDSNPYNSTGGNWFTNQNNFFRQVRNFKIDLTGQPKTTGTGIHWQVAQATSLQNIEFNMIEDTSQDNKQQGIFMENGSGGFMTDLTFNGGALGAFFGNQQFTTRNLRFNKCNKAVQLQWNWAWTFHGISIKDCGVGIDMSQSDNGAQTVGSVLLLDSTIANTPVGIITVYDKDQTGTNGTLILDNVDMTSNVPVAVKNGGTGETRLEGNQLVASWVQGRAYKGTKGEAVQAERQPVAKPAALTDDSGRIFTKSKPQYGDVPASKFISVKDKGAKGDGKSDDTAALQAIFDSVSPDEIVYFPHGAYVVTDTVKVPKNVRVVGEIWALIMAGGDKAFKDQDNPRPVFQVGQPGDVGTVEMQDLMFETLGPQPGAILMEFNVAGQSKGAAGLWDVHFRVGGSAGTQLQSNKCSKTPKEQTQAKPECIGAFMLLHITSSASPYLENVWAWVSDHELDLSDHNQINIYNGRGILIESTKGAWLWGTSSEHSVLSNYQLNKAQNVYMALIQTETAYFQGNPDANVPFKVNAKYSDPDFSKCTSKTCARTWGLRIQDSKDIFVYGGGLYSFFDNYDQTCVPANNCQENMVAIDRSAVELFGITTKASVAMITLDGAVAAKDEENRSTFGACVAVFEAS, encoded by the exons aTGTCTGAAACAGGCTCGCCAGAGACGTCGCGAGCCAATCAAGTGGATGCGTTCCTGTCCAAGGGCGCGGCCCCACCGTCGCTTGGCGGCTCAATGTCccggcgcccgtgccctTGGGGCCAgccgcatcagcagcagcagcaacagctggAGCACCAGCTGCGGAACGGGAatggcagtggcagtggcagtggcagtggcagcggcgcttGGGCAATGCCACTGACGACCAAAggg CTCGCCACTGGGCAACACCGTCATCCAACAAAGACTGCTCCGCGAAACACGTGCTTCCTCGTCATGATGGGGCTGTCGACCCTGCTTACAGCCTCTGTGCTGGCGCTTCAGCTCTTCtgcctccccgccgacggcaagtgCATGCCCAAGACGAGCGTCCAGAAGGATGTCCccgatgtcgatgccgatgccgccggctggTGGATGTCCGGCGTCAAGCGTCAGGGTGCCGTTGCTTttggcggccagggcgacTACAAGGTCTTCCGCAGCGTCAAGGACTACGGCGCCAAGGGAGATGGAAGCACCGACGACACCGCAGCCATCAACAGCGCCATCACCGACGGAACTCGCTGCGGACAGGGCTGCGACTCCAGCACCGTCACCCCCGCCATCGTCTACTTTCCGCCTGGCACTTATCTCGTCTCCAAACCCATCGTCGCCTACTATTACACGCAGCTCATTGGTGACTTCAACTCAGTTCCAGTTCtgaaggccgccgccaacttTCAAGGCATCGCTGTCATTGACTCAAACCCTTACAATAGCACTGGAGGTAACTGGTTCACAAACCAGAACAACTTCTTCCGCCAGGTTCGGAACTTCAAGATCGACCTCACCGGCCAGCCCAAGACCACCGGTACGGGCATTCACTGGCAGGTGGCACAAGCTACGTCCCTGCAGAACATCGAGTTCAACATGATCGAGGACACCAGCCAAGACAACAAGCAGCAGGGTATCTTCATGGAGAACGGCTCTGGTGGCTTCATGACGGACCTCACCTTCAACGGTGGTGCGCTGGGAGCCTTCTTCGGCAACCAGCAGTTCACCACTCGCAACCTCCGGTTCAACAAGTGCAACAAGGCTGTGCAACTGCAGTGGAACTGGGCCTGGACCTTCCATGGAATCTCCATCAAGGACTGCGgtgtcggcatcgacatGTCCCAAAGCGACAACGGCGCTCAGACCGTTGGCTCTGTACTCCTCCTGGACAGCACCATTGCCAACACTcccgtcggcatcatcactGTCTATGACAAAGACCAGACGGGTACCAATGGCaccctcatcctcgacaaTGTCGACATGACGTCCAACGTCCCCGTTGCTGTCAAGAatggcggcaccggcgagaCACGCCTGGAAGGCAACCAGCTCGTCGCTTCCTGGGTCCAGGGTCGCGCGTACAAGGGCACCAAAGGCGAGGCTGTACAGGCCGAACGCCAGCCGGTAGCCAAGCCTGCAGCTCTTACCGACGACAGTGGCAGAATTTTCACCAAGAGCAAGCCCCAGTACGGCGACGTGCCGGCTTCCAAGTTCATCTcggtcaaggacaagggaGCTAAAGGCGACGGCAAGTCTGACGACACTGCCGCTTTGCAGGCAATCTTCGACAGCGTCAGTCCGGATGAGATTGTCTACTTTCCCCATGGCGCCTACGTCGTTACCGACACCGTCAAGGTTCCCAAGAACGTCAGAGTGGTTGGCGAGATTTGGGCGCTCATCATGGCTGGCGGTGACAAGGCTTTCAAAGACCAAGACAATCCCAGGCCTGTGTTCCAGGTCGGCCAGCCTGGCGATGTGGGCACCGTCGAGATGCAGGACCTCATGTTCGAGACGCTAGGCCCTCAGCCCGGTGCCATTCTCATGGAATTCAACGTTGCCGGTCAGtccaagggcgccgccggactTTGGGACGTGCACTTCCGCGTGGGTGGCTCTGCGGGCACTCAGCTGCAGTCCAACAAATGCAGCAAGACCCCCAAAGAGCAGACTCAGGCCAAACCCGAGTGCATTGGTGCCTTCATGCTGCTGCACATCACATCCTCCGCCAGCCCCTACCTCGAGAATGTTTGGGCTTGGGTCTCTGACCACGAGCTTGACCTGTCCGACCACAATCAGATCAACATTTACAACGGCCGCGGCATCTTGATCGAGAGCACCAAGGGCGCATGGCTCTGGGGAACCTCGTCTGAGCACAGCGTGCTGTCCAACTACCAGTTGAACAAGGCGCAGAACGTATACATGGCGCTTATCCAGACGGAGACGGCCTACTTCCAGGGCAACCCCGATGCCAACGTGCCGTTCAAGGTGAATGCCAAGTACTCGGACCCCGACTTTTCCAAGTGCACGTCCAAGACGTGTGCTCGCACCTGGGGCTTGCGCATCCAGGACTCCAAGGACATCTTTGTCTACGGCGGAGGCCTTTACAGCTTCTTTGACAACTACGACCAGACGTGTGTTCCCGCCAACAACTGCCAGGAGAACATGGTGGCGATTGACAGGTCGGCCGTGGAGCTGTTCGGCATCACGACTAAGGCTAGTGTTGCCATGATCACGCTCGACGGTGCAGTCGCAGCCAAGGACGAAGAAAACAGGAGTACCTTTGGCGCTTGCGTTGCCGTCTTTGAGGCGTCGTAG
- a CDS encoding Glucan 1,3-beta-glucosidase (COG:G~EggNog:ENOG503NW2N~SECRETED:SignalP(1-24~SECRETED:cutsite=ADG-KC~SECRETED:prob=0.8637)~CAZy:GH55) yields the protein MMGLSTLLTASVLALQLFCLPADGKCMPKTSVQKDVPDVDADAAGWWMSGVKRQGAVAFGGQGDYKVFRSVKDYGAKGDGSTDDTAAINSAITDGTRCGQGCDSSTVTPAIVYFPPGTYLVSKPIVAYYYTQLIGDFNSVPVLKAAANFQGIAVIDSNPYNSTGGNWFTNQNNFFRQVRNFKIDLTGQPKTTGTGIHWQVAQATSLQNIEFNMIEDTSQDNKQQGIFMENGSGGFMTDLTFNGGALGAFFGNQQFTTRNLRFNKCNKAVQLQWNWAWTFHGISIKDCGVGIDMSQSDNGAQTVGSVLLLDSTIANTPVGIITVYDKDQTGTNGTLILDNVDMTSNVPVAVKNGGTGETRLEGNQLVASWVQGRAYKGTKGEAVQAERQPVAKPAALTDDSGRIFTKSKPQYGDVPASKFISVKDKGAKGDGKSDDTAALQAIFDSVSPDEIVYFPHGAYVVTDTVKVPKNVRVVGEIWALIMAGGDKAFKDQDNPRPVFQVGQPGDVGTVEMQDLMFETLGPQPGAILMEFNVAGQSKGAAGLWDVHFRVGGSAGTQLQSNKCSKTPKEQTQAKPECIGAFMLLHITSSASPYLENVWAWVSDHELDLSDHNQINIYNGRGILIESTKGAWLWGTSSEHSVLSNYQLNKAQNVYMALIQTETAYFQGNPDANVPFKVNAKYSDPDFSKCTSKTCARTWGLRIQDSKDIFVYGGGLYSFFDNYDQTCVPANNCQENMVAIDRSAVELFGITTKASVAMITLDGAVAAKDEENRSTFGACVAVFEAS from the coding sequence ATGATGGGGCTGTCGACCCTGCTTACAGCCTCTGTGCTGGCGCTTCAGCTCTTCtgcctccccgccgacggcaagtgCATGCCCAAGACGAGCGTCCAGAAGGATGTCCccgatgtcgatgccgatgccgccggctggTGGATGTCCGGCGTCAAGCGTCAGGGTGCCGTTGCTTttggcggccagggcgacTACAAGGTCTTCCGCAGCGTCAAGGACTACGGCGCCAAGGGAGATGGAAGCACCGACGACACCGCAGCCATCAACAGCGCCATCACCGACGGAACTCGCTGCGGACAGGGCTGCGACTCCAGCACCGTCACCCCCGCCATCGTCTACTTTCCGCCTGGCACTTATCTCGTCTCCAAACCCATCGTCGCCTACTATTACACGCAGCTCATTGGTGACTTCAACTCAGTTCCAGTTCtgaaggccgccgccaacttTCAAGGCATCGCTGTCATTGACTCAAACCCTTACAATAGCACTGGAGGTAACTGGTTCACAAACCAGAACAACTTCTTCCGCCAGGTTCGGAACTTCAAGATCGACCTCACCGGCCAGCCCAAGACCACCGGTACGGGCATTCACTGGCAGGTGGCACAAGCTACGTCCCTGCAGAACATCGAGTTCAACATGATCGAGGACACCAGCCAAGACAACAAGCAGCAGGGTATCTTCATGGAGAACGGCTCTGGTGGCTTCATGACGGACCTCACCTTCAACGGTGGTGCGCTGGGAGCCTTCTTCGGCAACCAGCAGTTCACCACTCGCAACCTCCGGTTCAACAAGTGCAACAAGGCTGTGCAACTGCAGTGGAACTGGGCCTGGACCTTCCATGGAATCTCCATCAAGGACTGCGgtgtcggcatcgacatGTCCCAAAGCGACAACGGCGCTCAGACCGTTGGCTCTGTACTCCTCCTGGACAGCACCATTGCCAACACTcccgtcggcatcatcactGTCTATGACAAAGACCAGACGGGTACCAATGGCaccctcatcctcgacaaTGTCGACATGACGTCCAACGTCCCCGTTGCTGTCAAGAatggcggcaccggcgagaCACGCCTGGAAGGCAACCAGCTCGTCGCTTCCTGGGTCCAGGGTCGCGCGTACAAGGGCACCAAAGGCGAGGCTGTACAGGCCGAACGCCAGCCGGTAGCCAAGCCTGCAGCTCTTACCGACGACAGTGGCAGAATTTTCACCAAGAGCAAGCCCCAGTACGGCGACGTGCCGGCTTCCAAGTTCATCTcggtcaaggacaagggaGCTAAAGGCGACGGCAAGTCTGACGACACTGCCGCTTTGCAGGCAATCTTCGACAGCGTCAGTCCGGATGAGATTGTCTACTTTCCCCATGGCGCCTACGTCGTTACCGACACCGTCAAGGTTCCCAAGAACGTCAGAGTGGTTGGCGAGATTTGGGCGCTCATCATGGCTGGCGGTGACAAGGCTTTCAAAGACCAAGACAATCCCAGGCCTGTGTTCCAGGTCGGCCAGCCTGGCGATGTGGGCACCGTCGAGATGCAGGACCTCATGTTCGAGACGCTAGGCCCTCAGCCCGGTGCCATTCTCATGGAATTCAACGTTGCCGGTCAGtccaagggcgccgccggactTTGGGACGTGCACTTCCGCGTGGGTGGCTCTGCGGGCACTCAGCTGCAGTCCAACAAATGCAGCAAGACCCCCAAAGAGCAGACTCAGGCCAAACCCGAGTGCATTGGTGCCTTCATGCTGCTGCACATCACATCCTCCGCCAGCCCCTACCTCGAGAATGTTTGGGCTTGGGTCTCTGACCACGAGCTTGACCTGTCCGACCACAATCAGATCAACATTTACAACGGCCGCGGCATCTTGATCGAGAGCACCAAGGGCGCATGGCTCTGGGGAACCTCGTCTGAGCACAGCGTGCTGTCCAACTACCAGTTGAACAAGGCGCAGAACGTATACATGGCGCTTATCCAGACGGAGACGGCCTACTTCCAGGGCAACCCCGATGCCAACGTGCCGTTCAAGGTGAATGCCAAGTACTCGGACCCCGACTTTTCCAAGTGCACGTCCAAGACGTGTGCTCGCACCTGGGGCTTGCGCATCCAGGACTCCAAGGACATCTTTGTCTACGGCGGAGGCCTTTACAGCTTCTTTGACAACTACGACCAGACGTGTGTTCCCGCCAACAACTGCCAGGAGAACATGGTGGCGATTGACAGGTCGGCCGTGGAGCTGTTCGGCATCACGACTAAGGCTAGTGTTGCCATGATCACGCTCGACGGTGCAGTCGCAGCCAAGGACGAAGAAAACAGGAGTACCTTTGGCGCTTGCGTTGCCGTCTTTGAGGCGTCGTAG
- a CDS encoding uncharacterized protein (COG:S~EggNog:ENOG503NW9J) codes for MVAAPELRCSKQSTDRLAGPSYLAESPSPQTFSLSSRLLLRQTGMARSYPVNEWAATREATLVVDLEQPFATQRNRRASAARSPRNRQFRSFSLSFVKHRPRTSLFAHGNLDEQLNDMAIDDSPEGHEAPHGSPQGHSNGESGTFKGILRRASLSLKGIVHRRPSHAHEDAAHDQRHAHIRPATAHAWNRLRQAASFRHARPTSGFDLPHETPSYAHPSTSPSFPIPAMGNEPPVIPTHTGAAAKASAAMQNEFFARQGSQTKWLRAPSSEDGNDRESGIGIAVNVPSIEVDDADAAVAQQDTRISRLNFISMLPAELAIHTLSFLDATALTRACRVCRDWQRIIENQHVWRESCLREMTTTFATSGPVQPGTGLGIPLALPSNDWRKIYQARQELNLRWRSGRARPTYLNGHSDSIYCLQFDEHKIISGSRDQTIRVWDMHTLKCKLVIGPPAAINGGMLLEDFEGIPFHYAMGAENVRVAESRPQLVSWPEHHMASILCLQYDDEILVTGSSDSTCIVYDINNGYRPIRRLRHHTAAVLDLAFDKKHIVTCSKDISICVWDRATGALLRQLRGHTGPVNAVQMRGNTIVSCSGDTTVKLWNIDTGKNIREFDGHTKGLACSQYSEDGRYVASAGNDKTICIWDANTGECIKEMRAHDNLVRSLHIDSVSGRLISGSYDTDIKVWDMATGRQQLDFPRWHASWVLSAKSDYRRIVSTGQDPKILIMDFGADVENIEMLEGGGPESGPFGLPMGPKGFI; via the exons ATGGTCGCGGCTCCTGAACTCCGCTGTTCGAAACAGAGCACTGACCGTCTTGCAGGACCCTCGTATCTGGCCGaatccccctccccccaaacGTTTTCTCTGTCCTCCCGACTTCTGCTGCGACAAACCGGGATGGCGAGGTCCTATCCCGTCAATGAATGGGCGGCGACCCGTGAAGCTACGTTGGTTGTCGACCTGGAACAACCTTTTGCGACGCAACGAAACCGCcgggcgtcggcagcgcGCAGTCCTCGCAACAGGCAGTTTCGCAGCTTCAGTCTGTCTTTTGTGAAGCACCGACCCCGGACGTCACTCTTCGCACACGGGAATCTAGACGAACAGTTGAACGACATGGCCATCGACGACAGTCCAGAGGGCCATGAAGCGCCCCATGGGTCGCCTCAAGGACATAGCAATGGCGAATCCGGGACTTTCAAGGGCATATTGCGCAGGGCCTCATTGTCACTCAAGGGCATTGTGCACCGTCGGCCATCCCACGCACACGAGGATGCCGCTCACGATCAGCGGCACGCACATATCAGACCAGCCACTGCACATGCGTGGAATCGGCTGCGACAGGCCGCAAGCTTTCGCCATGCGAGACCTACAAGTGGCTTCGACTTGCCTCACGAGACTCCATCCTACGCGCATCCGTCGACGTCACCCAGCTTCCCGATTCCTGCGATGGGCAACGAGCCTCCAGTCATTCCCACTCACactggcgccgcggcgaagGCCTCCGCTGCCATGCAGAACGAGTTCTTCGCTAGACAGGGTTCTCAGACTAAGTGGCTACGTGCCCCGTCGAGCGAAGACGGCAACGATCGAGAGAGCGGCATTGGAATTGCCGTCAATGTCCCCTCTATCGAGGTGGATGACGCCGATGCAGCCGTGGCGCAGCAGGACACGCGCATCAGCAGACTCAATTTCATTTCGATGCTGCCTGCCGAGCTTGCTATCCACACGCTGTCTTTCTTGGACGCTACAGCCCTGACGAGAGCCTGCCGCGTCTGCCGTGACTGGCAAAGGATCATCGAAAACCAGCACGTTTGGAGAGAGTCTTGCCTGCGCGAaatgacgacgacattcGCAACCAGCGGACCGGTTCAGCCCGGAACTGGCCTGGGTATTCCTCTGGCACTGCCATCGAACGACTGGAGGAAAATCTATCAGGCTCGACAAGAACTCAACCTGCGATGGAGGAGTGGCAGAGCCCGACCAACCTATCTCAACGGGCACTCGGACAGCATCTATTGCTTGCAATTTGACGA GCACAAGATAATCTCCGGATCCCGTGATCAGACGATACGAGTTTGGGACATGCACACGCTCAAGTGCAAGCTGGTGATCGGACCCCCGGCTGCCATTAATGGCGGCATGCTGCTGGAAGACTTCGAAGGAATCCCGTTCCACTACGCCATGGGCGCGGAGAATGTTCGAGTGGCAGAGTCGCGACCGCAGCTTGTTTCGTGGCCGGAGCACCACATGGCCTCCATCCTCTGTTTACAGTACGATGACGAGATACTTGTGACGGGGTCGTCGGATTCGACATGCATCGTGTACGACATCAACAACGGCTACCGACCCATCCGCCGGTTGCGCCACCACACTGCGGCCGTGCTCGATCTCGCATTCGATAAGAAGCACATTGTCACCTGCAGCAAGGACATTAGCATCTGCGTCTGGGACCGGGCGACAGGAGCCCTACTGCGCCAACTACGTGGACATACGGGGCCCGTCAATGCGGTGCAGATGCGTGGCAACACCATCGTGTCCTGCTCTGGCGACACCACGGTCAAGTTGTGGAACATTGACACGGGGAAGAACATCCGGGAGTTTGACGGCCACACCAAGGGATTGGCTTGCTCGCAGTACTCCGAGGACGGGCGGTacgtggcgtcggcgggtAACGACAAAACCATTTGCATCTGGGACGCCAACACTGGCGAGTGCATCAAGGAGATGCGCGCCCACGATAATCTGGTCCGGAGCCTGCACATTGATAGTGTGAGCGGGCGGCTTATTAGCGGCAGCTACGACACCGACATCAAAGTCTGGGACATGGCCACGGGGCGTCAGCAGCTCGACTTTCCCCGCTGGCATGCCAGCTGGGTCCTCAGCGCCAAGAGCGACTATAGGCGCATAGTCAGTACTGGGCAGGACCCCAAGATCTTGATCATGGACTTCGGAGCGGACGTGGAGAATATCGAgatgctcgagggcggcgggccggaAAGTGGCCCTTTTGGGCTGCCCATGGGCCCCAAGGGTTTCATCTGA